From Candidatus Cloacimonadota bacterium, a single genomic window includes:
- the mgtE gene encoding magnesium transporter codes for MSEKLTGNDLLQYIDQMNDPEKLKKALEFIHPADILDALEDSDIDQISFLARLPNDILAEIIEEADDEDKNEIFDLFEGQKQQQIISEMASDELVDLLETLDPKDADDLIASLEPEEASKLKSLMRYDPETAGGIMATEFVAIKEAMTVKEALEYLQQYGEEAEALFYIYVLDKQGALQGVISLRDIVVSRFDTHLRDLTNPNVLSVTPEMDQEEVARIFHKYGFSSIPVVDQRNKMLGIITADDALEVVVDESTEDFEKMSALAHSDLEYLDSGIIDLARRRILWLLFLMISATFTGFIIQGYEAALTEMVILAAFIPILMDTGGNAGAQSATLIIRGMALGEIDISDYSKVFFKELRISLLVGVTLAVVNFLRILLFNRDMMLGITVSVAMLFTVVTAKIVGCSLPIIARKLRIDPAIMAAPIITTIVDALSLMVYFWLATTIYI; via the coding sequence ATGTCAGAGAAACTAACCGGGAATGACCTTTTACAATACATTGATCAGATGAATGATCCCGAAAAGCTCAAGAAAGCTCTGGAATTTATCCATCCTGCTGATATTCTTGACGCTCTGGAAGATTCGGATATAGATCAGATCTCTTTCCTAGCTCGGCTGCCCAACGACATCTTGGCTGAGATCATTGAAGAAGCTGATGATGAGGACAAAAACGAGATCTTTGACCTCTTCGAAGGGCAAAAGCAGCAACAAATTATCAGCGAAATGGCATCGGATGAATTGGTCGACCTCTTGGAGACCTTGGATCCCAAAGATGCAGATGATCTGATCGCAAGTTTGGAGCCCGAGGAAGCCTCCAAACTCAAATCCTTGATGCGCTATGACCCCGAAACTGCCGGAGGCATCATGGCGACCGAATTTGTCGCCATCAAAGAAGCAATGACCGTCAAAGAGGCTCTGGAATATCTCCAGCAATATGGAGAGGAAGCAGAAGCCCTTTTCTATATCTATGTGCTTGATAAACAGGGCGCTCTACAGGGCGTGATCTCTTTGCGCGACATCGTCGTAAGTAGATTTGATACACATCTTCGGGATCTGACAAATCCCAACGTCCTCTCCGTGACGCCCGAGATGGATCAGGAAGAAGTGGCGCGAATCTTTCATAAATATGGCTTTTCCAGTATCCCGGTGGTGGATCAGAGGAACAAGATGCTCGGAATCATCACGGCTGATGACGCTCTGGAAGTGGTCGTGGACGAGAGCACCGAAGACTTTGAAAAGATGAGCGCTTTGGCTCACAGCGATCTCGAATATCTGGATTCAGGAATCATCGATCTGGCACGCAGGAGAATCTTGTGGCTGCTCTTTTTGATGATCTCTGCCACCTTCACGGGATTTATCATCCAAGGCTATGAAGCCGCATTGACTGAGATGGTCATCCTGGCTGCCTTCATCCCGATCCTGATGGACACAGGCGGCAACGCGGGAGCACAATCTGCCACACTCATCATCCGCGGCATGGCTCTGGGAGAGATCGATATCAGCGACTATTCAAAGGTCTTTTTCAAAGAACTTCGCATCAGCCTCTTGGTTGGCGTCACCCTTGCGGTGGTGAATTTCCTCAGAATTCTGCTCTTCAATCGCGATATGATGCTGGGCATCACCGTGTCTGTGGCGATGCTCTTCACGGTGGTCACAGCAAAGATTGTGGGCTGCTCCTTGCCCATCATCGCTCGCAAACTCAGGATAGATCCCGCCATCATGGCTGCCCCGATCATCACCA